CCCGGACCAATCGTTCCCATAGTTGCGGTTCCAACGACCGCCGGGACCGGCTCGGAGGTCACTCCCGTCGCCGTCGTGTCCGACCCGGATCTGGCGCTGAAAGTCGGTATATCGAGTCCTTTCCTCATCCCGGTGGCTGCCGTCGTTGACCCTGAATTTACGTTCGGTGCACCCGCCGCAGTCACAGCCTTCTCCGGAATCGACGCGCTGGTGCATCTGGTCGAGTCTTTCACTGCAGCCACCCTCCCGCTGGATTGGTCTTCGGCCCTTCCGGTATTTACGGGCCGCAATATTTTTGCAGAGACACTTGCGCTGCAGGGGATAGCGACACTCGGTACCTGGCTGCCCGTCGCTGTCGCCGATCCGGAGAACAGGGAAGCGCGGGAACAGGTCTCCCTCGGGGCCCTCCTCGGTGGAATATCGTTCGGATCCACCGGGACGCATCTCTCGCATGCTCTCCAATACCCCATAGGTGCCTTATCCAAGACCCCCCACGGACTGGGCACGGGTTTGCTCCTGCCCTATGTGCTCGATGCCTGCCGGACAGATCCGGAGACGATGCACCGGATAGCAGCCATCGGTACTGCGCTCGGGTCCAACGCGAGCTTGCCCGACCAGCGCGCATCCGACGCCGTTAAGGCGATTGTCGCCATCAATGAAGCCATCGGGGTTCCCCGCTCACTGCGTGAGATCGGGATTACCGAAGAACAGCTGCCGCACATCGCGCAGTTGGGGATGGCATCCCAGCGCCTTGTCGCCATCGCCCCCGCATCCGCGACGCCGGAGCTTCTCGTCGATATCCTCACCCGTGCCTTCGCCGGCACCCTCAGCAACGGGAGTCCCGCGTGACCTACCTGTCCGACCTGTTCATTGACGGCAACTGGCGGCCTGGCTCCTCAGGGGAGCGTTTCGACGTTATTGACCCGTCAAACCTTTCCACCATTGCGCGTTTCGCCGTCGCGACCGAGGAAGACTGTATGGCCGCTGTTGACGCGGCCGCCAAGGCACAGGAACCGTGGGCGGCGACCGCTCCCCGGACCCGCAGTGAACTGCTGCGCAGCGCCTACGAGGTCCTCACAGAAGAAGTGGAGATCTTCGCTGAGGTCATGGTGCGCGAAAATGGGAAGTCCTGGGCAGATGCCGTGGCGGAAGCAAACTACGCCAAGGAATTCTTCCGCTGGTTTTCCGAAGAAGCTGTCCGGATACCGGGGGATGACCGCCTGTCCCCGTCCGGGGATAAACGCATCCTGGTTGAGCGGCAACCTGTCGGAGTCTCCCTGCTGATCACCCCCTGGAACTTTCCGGCCGCAATGGCGACCCGGAAACTCGCGCCGGCACTTGCCGCAGGGTGCACCGCCATCCTCAAGCCCGCCCGGGAGACTCCGCTGACCGCCGCCTACATCGTCGAGGTGTTGCGCCGGGTGGGTGTGCCGCAAGGAGTCGTCAACCTCGTCACCCCGGTTCCTACAGGTCCCCTCGTCGCGAAAATGATTGCCCGCCCCGAAGTGCGCAAGCTTTCCTTCACAGGATCGACTGAGGTGGGCCGGGACCTGCTGCGCGAATGTGCCGGCAGCGTCGTAAGCGCGTCCATGGAGCTGGGCGGAAACGCTCCCGCCATCGTGCTGCCGGGGGCGGATCTGGACACAGCTGTTGAGGGCGCACTTCTCGCCAAGATGCGTAACGGCGGCTCCGCGTGCACCGCTGCGAACCGTTTCTACGTCCACTCCTCGCTCCACGATGCATTTATCTCAAGGTTCGCGGACTCTTTGACTGGGTACACAGCCGGTCCGGGAATGGAGCGGACCAACCGGTTGGGGGCGCTTGTATCCGTTGCGGAACGCGACAAAGTAGCGGCCCTGGTCACCTCGGCTGTGTCGGAGGGGGCAACCATCGTGCAGGGAGGGCACAGCCACACGGGTGGCGCGTTCTATGACGCGACCCTTCTTACCGGCGTCAAGCATGGGGCGCGCATCAACTCAACCGAGATCTTCGGGCCGGTAACCGCTGTTGTGGTGTACGACGACGTAGATGAGGCGATCCGGATGGCGAACGACACCGAGTACGGTCTCATGGCCTACGTCTTCGGAGAGGAACGGGAAGCCCTGTCCGTCGCACGGCAGCTCGAAGCCGGGATGGTTGCGGTCAACCGGGGAGTGGTGAGCGACCCGGCGGCACCGTTTGGCGGAGTGAAGCAGAGTGGGCTCGGCCGGGAAGGAGGGTCAGAGGGAATCCTCGAGTTCCTGGAAGAAAAGTACATCGCGCTCACTGCCTGAGTTCCGGCGGATACGGAGCTGCAGCAGCGGGGCGCAGTTTCGTTCCCCTTCATGCTCTGACCCGCCGCCGGAACGTGACATGGGTGGTCCCGCTTGGTGCCGCTTCCGAGCTGACCTCGCAGTCCGCCTCCAGGCCCCGCAGATCGTCCCAGAGCCGTGTGCCGCGCCCAAGGATGATGGGGGCAATGCCAACGTGGAGGTCATCAACAAGACCGGCCCGGAGGAATTCGCGCACTGTCTCCGCACCGCCCCCGATGCGTACGTCGCCGCCGCCGGCAGCTTCGATTGCAGTATCCAGGGCTTCCTGCGGTGACGCGCTGAGGAAGTGGAAGCTGGTGCCGCCGGCCATGTCCAGCGGCGGGCGGGCGGTGTGCGTCAGCACGAAAACAGGCACATGGAAGGGCGGATCCTCGCCCCACCAGCCTTGCCAGTCGGCGTCGTCGGGGTTCGCATGCAGGCCGAACATCCCGGCGCCCATGATTTCCGCGCCGATGTCTTCGAAGTAGCGCTGGGCATAACGGTCGTCGACGCCGGTGGTTCCCTCGCCGCTTTGGTCCTGCAGCACCCGCTCCCGGAACGTCCTTGTGGCCACATAGGCGGCGGTGAGCCGCGCCCAGTCCGCACCGAACGGGTTCTCCGGAGTCTGGTCGGTGGTGGTGGCGAAACCGTCCAGCGAGATGTTGAGGTCGACTCGGACACGGGTCATGATCGGCTCCCGGTGGGGTGGGCGGAGGCTCCAACGCTAATTAGGGCATAATGCAGGTTCAATCCCTGCCGGCCATCCGTGAATGTGAGTCCGGCATGCAGATGAAAGGACTTTCGCCATGACCGCCTCACCGACGGCGTTGGACATCAGCAAGGTGCTGTCCCACGCGCTGCGCCATGCCCCGGCAGAGTACGGCCTGAGCCTGGACGCGGAAGGATGGGCACCGGTCACCGAGGTGCTTGCTGCACTGCACCGGATGGGCCCGCAGTGGGAGTCCGTCGACGAGGCCATGCTGGATGAGGTGCTGGAAGCGGCTGTGAAGAAGCGGCACCAGATACGCGAGGGCAGGATACGGGCGGTGCACGGACATTCCGTCCCCGTGCAGCAGGTTTCCGATCCGGTCCAGCCCCCGGCCGTGCTTTTCCATGGAACGGCCCGCGCTGCTGCGGCCGCCATCCGGGAGTCCGGAATCCTCCCCATGCGGCGGCAGTACGTCCACCTGGCAGACACCGTGGAACAGGCGCGGGAAGTGGGGCGGCGCAAAGATGCGGAGCCGGTGATCCTGGCCATCGATACCGGCATCGCCGCGGCACAGGGAATCAGCTTCTACCGGTCCGATTCGGGAGTGTGGCTCGCGGACGAGATCCCCGCGTCGGCGGTGCGGGAAAGCCAGTGAAAAACCCGCTGCCGGTCCATGCGCGGGCAACCTGGGTGCCGCGCCAACGCCGGTCCCTGTTTTTCGGCGCAGCATATCTTTCCTACGACGTGCGCTATGCAAACGGCGAAGTGCAATCGGACGTGAATATTGATGACGTGCTGCAAGGTGCCCGCTATCCCGCTGACTTTCATTCAACGGTAGACGGAGCCAGGGCTGTGGCAGGCAAAGGCATGCCGGGCCAATGGGTGGACTACCCGTACGGGCGGCAGCTTCCGGACGGCAGCCTTCTTTCCTTGCCGGACGACATGTCCCGTTTTGCCTCGATCCTGAGAGTCATGGGCCTCGGCCCGTTGGCGCAGAAGTATGAAGCTCTTGCCTGGCAGCTTCGAACCGACACGTCCCCCGGCATGGTAGCCGAGGCAAGGGAGTGGGTTTCCGGCAGTTTTGGACGAGGCGTGGGCAGTCTTAGCGACCGTTATGTCTGCCGCGACGGAGCCTTTGATGAGGAGCTGAACGCCGAATACGAAACCCTCCTGCAAATCCTCACCGATTTCGCCAATGCGCAAACAGGGGAGGAGGGGCGCCCATGAGGGACGGGGGCATTGCAGACACCACGGACGGGGTCGAAGCTCCGGCAGCGAAGACGTAGGTGAGCGCCGTCCCGGCCCCCATATAATTGGCACCATGGCAATTCTGCGCCTCGAGGGCGCCACCTCCGAACAACTGCCCGTCCCGTATCAGCTTGGACCCGCACTGTGAGCGGGGGACTCGTAGCCCTGCTGGACGACGTCGCTGCCCTGGCACGCATAGCCGCCGCCTCGGTGGATGACATCGCCGCCGGAGCAGCGAAAGCAGGAGCCAAGGCCGCCGGCGTCGTGATTGACGACGCCGCCGTGACCCCGCAATACGTGTCCGGCGCCGACCCGTCCCGCGAACTGCCAATGATCAAAAAGATCTTCTGGGGCTCGCTTCGCAACAAGCTCCTGTTCATCCTCCCGGCCCTGCTGCTGATCAGCGCCTTCATCCCCGGTGTGATCCCGTTCATCCTGATGCTCGGCGGCACGTACCTCTGCTACGAAGGTGCGGAGAAGGTATGGCACAAGTTCTTCGGGCACCACGAAGCCGCAGACAAGGACGCGCCCGCAGTAGAGCGCGGACCCGACGCGGAGTCCAAGGTAGTCAAGGGCGCCATCACCACCGACTTCATCCTGTCCTGCGAAATCATGGTCATCGCCATGAACGAGGTGGGCGACGCGTCCATTTGGATCCGCGCGGTCATCCTGGTGTTTGTGGCCATTGCCATCACGATTCTCGTTTACGGGGCCGTCGGGCTGATCGTCAAGATGGACGACATCGGCCTGCACCTTGCCCAAAAGGACTCGGCAAGCTCACAGCGCCTGGGCGGACTGCTGGTCCGCGGCATGCCCCATGTGCTGGCTGTCATCACTTTTGTGGGAACCATTGCCATGCTCTGGGTGGGCGGCCACATCATGCTGGTAGGGGCAGCCGACCTCGGCTGGCACGCGCCGTATGACTTGGTCCACACGCTGGAGCACCCCGTCGCCGGCCTTGCGGTGGTGGGCGGCATCCTGGGGTGGCTCGTGAACACGCTGTGCTCGGCCATCGTCGGACTGGTTTGGGGCCTGGTTGTCATGGCCGTGGCGCACCCGCTGAAAAAGGTCCTGCCCTTCGGTAAGAAGGATGGCAAGAAGGACGGACATGAGGACGGTGACGCCCGGGCCGCCGCAGCCGGGCACAGCCCGGAGAAACCCGAAGCCGACTCCGCCAGCTAACCACCCGCGGACGTGCGGGGATTGGGACCTAGATCCCGATCTCCGCACTTTCCAGCAGTGCGACGGCGTCGGGCTGGCCTTCGTACATGACCAGCGCGTGCCGGGTACGGCCGTGGGCGTGCATCAGCAGTTCCCCCGGTTCGCCCACGATGGCCACGGAGACCGGTGCGCGCTTGGCCACATGCCGGGGTCCGTCCGGACGGACCAGCACAATGCCCAGGTCCACGCCTCGGTACAGGATGGCGGCACGCTTGATCAGTTCGGCCCAGAGCGCGTCCGAGTACTCGCTGTCCAGGGCGCGCGGCGCCCAGCGGTCCGAGGCGCGGCGGACGTCTTCGGTGTGCACAAAGTACTCACTGAGGTTCGCGCTGTTGTCCACCGCCTTCAGGTGCATGGGGGAGTACGCGGGCGGGCCGGAACGGAACCGGCGGACCAGCTTGGCGTAGCTTTCCGTGGTGGACGCCTTTTCGGCAACTTCGGCCAGGGCTTTATCCGCACGGCCGGCCAGGGGCTTGACGAAGAGGCCCACGGCCGAACTGAGTTTGTGCTCGCGCAGGTACAGGTGCGCGGCCAGTTCCTTGGTCTGCCACCCCTTGCAGAGCGTGGGCGCATGGGGACCCGCCGCAAGCAAGGTCTCGGCGAGGACTTCACGGGACGGTTCTACGTAATGCATCACTGCTGAAACTAGCATGGAACGCCCGAAACCGGCGGCGAAGCGGCGGGTTGCCGCGGGTTGGGCGGCAAGATAACGCGTGGCACTAGAATTGGGACGATGCCATCCTCACCTTTCCCCCAGAACCAGCAGCCCTCGGACCTCGCTCCGGAGCTGCGTGCGGCCCTCAAGCGCGACGCCGCCGGGCTGGTTGCCGCCGTTGTCCAGCAGTACGACACGAACGAGGTCCTGATGCTGGGCTGGATGGACGAGGAAGCCCTGCACCGCACGCTGACCACCGGCCGGGTGACCTTCTGGTCCCGCTCCCGGCAGGAATACTGGCGCAAGGGGGACACCTCCGGCCATGCGCAGTGGGTTAAGTCCGTGGCGCTGGACTGCGACGGCGACGCGCTGCTGGTCCGCGTGGACCAGGTGGGAGCGGCCTGCCACACCGGTACCCGCACCTGCTTTGACGGCCGGGAGCTGGATGCCGTCGTCGGCTCCCGCTGAGAATTCCGCCCGCAAACACGCCGCCGCAAACACCCGCCGCACCCGACCCGACAGGGGAGAAGCAGAAGAACATGCAGGATCTTGGAGCCATCCGTCCCGGCCTGGAGGAATTCCGGGCCCTGGCGGCCGACCGCCGGGTCATTCCCGTACGCCTGACCGTGCTGGCGGACGCGCACACCCCCATCGGCATCTACCGCAAGCTCACCAACGGTGAACCCGGCACCTTCCTGATGGAATCCGCTGCCTCCGGCGGCGTCTGGTCCCGCTACTCCTTCATCGGCGCCCGGTCCCGGGCTACCCTCACCACGCTGGACGGCCAGGCGCACTGGCTCGGCGAGCCGCCGGCGGGTGTTCCGGTGGACGGGAGCCCGGTGGAAGCGCTGGCCCGCACCGTGGAACTGCTGGCCACCGAACGGTTCGAGGAACTGCCGCCGTTCACGTCCGGGATGGTGGGTTTTGTCGGCTGGGAAACGGTACGGCACTGGGAAAAGCTTCCCAACCCGCCTGCCGATGACCTGGGCCTGCCCGATATTGCCATGAACCTGGTTTCCGACATGGCCATCCATGACAACAGCGACGGCACCGTCACGCTGGTTGCCAACGCCATTAACTTCGACGGAACCGATGACCGCGTGGATGAGGCCTGGCACGACGCCGTGTCCCGCCTGCGTTCCATGCTCACGCGCCTGGCTGCGCCCACGCCGCAGGCCGTGTCCGTGCTGCCCGAGGCCGGCATCAACTCCGAAAACCTCACCGCCGACGTCAAGGAAAGCTGGCCCAAGCCGGACTACACCCGCGCCGTACAGCGCGGGAAACAGGCCATTGTGGACGGCGAAGTGTTCCAGGTGGTCATCTCCCGCCGTTTCGAAGCCGAATGCCGGGCCGAGGCGCTGGACGTCTACCGGGTGCTGCGCACCACCAACCCCAGCCCGTACATGTACCTGTTCAACTTCGAGGACGCCCACGGCAACCCGTTCAACGTGGTTGGTTCCTCGCCGGAGGCACTGGTCACCGTCACCGGCCGCGATGTCATTACGCACCCCATCGCCGGGTCCCGCCCGCGCGGCAAAACGCAGGAGCTGGACCGTGAACTGGCTGCGGAACTGCTCGAAGACGAGAAGGAACGCGCCGAACACCTGATGCTGGTGGACCTGGCCCGCAACGACCTGTCCAAGGTCTGCCGGCCCGGCAGCATCGACGTCAC
This Arthrobacter sp. zg-Y20 DNA region includes the following protein-coding sequences:
- a CDS encoding iron-containing alcohol dehydrogenase — translated: MNPSLTGTLRLPAHVHFGYGTRAQLPELLKLHGTRVLAVVDPFLPATKLFRTLLAELRGNGFDVTVYSDISAELPATSLDAAGTMARFLAPDAILAVGGGSTLDAAKLIGLLAAHGGPLSGYYGENAVPGPIVPIVAVPTTAGTGSEVTPVAVVSDPDLALKVGISSPFLIPVAAVVDPEFTFGAPAAVTAFSGIDALVHLVESFTAATLPLDWSSALPVFTGRNIFAETLALQGIATLGTWLPVAVADPENREAREQVSLGALLGGISFGSTGTHLSHALQYPIGALSKTPHGLGTGLLLPYVLDACRTDPETMHRIAAIGTALGSNASLPDQRASDAVKAIVAINEAIGVPRSLREIGITEEQLPHIAQLGMASQRLVAIAPASATPELLVDILTRAFAGTLSNGSPA
- the hisI gene encoding phosphoribosyl-AMP cyclohydrolase yields the protein MPSSPFPQNQQPSDLAPELRAALKRDAAGLVAAVVQQYDTNEVLMLGWMDEEALHRTLTTGRVTFWSRSRQEYWRKGDTSGHAQWVKSVALDCDGDALLVRVDQVGAACHTGTRTCFDGRELDAVVGSR
- a CDS encoding DUF808 domain-containing protein — encoded protein: MSGGLVALLDDVAALARIAAASVDDIAAGAAKAGAKAAGVVIDDAAVTPQYVSGADPSRELPMIKKIFWGSLRNKLLFILPALLLISAFIPGVIPFILMLGGTYLCYEGAEKVWHKFFGHHEAADKDAPAVERGPDAESKVVKGAITTDFILSCEIMVIAMNEVGDASIWIRAVILVFVAIAITILVYGAVGLIVKMDDIGLHLAQKDSASSQRLGGLLVRGMPHVLAVITFVGTIAMLWVGGHIMLVGAADLGWHAPYDLVHTLEHPVAGLAVVGGILGWLVNTLCSAIVGLVWGLVVMAVAHPLKKVLPFGKKDGKKDGHEDGDARAAAAGHSPEKPEADSAS
- a CDS encoding TIGR03085 family metal-binding protein codes for the protein MHYVEPSREVLAETLLAAGPHAPTLCKGWQTKELAAHLYLREHKLSSAVGLFVKPLAGRADKALAEVAEKASTTESYAKLVRRFRSGPPAYSPMHLKAVDNSANLSEYFVHTEDVRRASDRWAPRALDSEYSDALWAELIKRAAILYRGVDLGIVLVRPDGPRHVAKRAPVSVAIVGEPGELLMHAHGRTRHALVMYEGQPDAVALLESAEIGI
- a CDS encoding dihydrofolate reductase family protein, whose amino-acid sequence is MTRVRVDLNISLDGFATTTDQTPENPFGADWARLTAAYVATRTFRERVLQDQSGEGTTGVDDRYAQRYFEDIGAEIMGAGMFGLHANPDDADWQGWWGEDPPFHVPVFVLTHTARPPLDMAGGTSFHFLSASPQEALDTAIEAAGGGDVRIGGGAETVREFLRAGLVDDLHVGIAPIILGRGTRLWDDLRGLEADCEVSSEAAPSGTTHVTFRRRVRA
- a CDS encoding RNA 2'-phosphotransferase, with translation MTASPTALDISKVLSHALRHAPAEYGLSLDAEGWAPVTEVLAALHRMGPQWESVDEAMLDEVLEAAVKKRHQIREGRIRAVHGHSVPVQQVSDPVQPPAVLFHGTARAAAAAIRESGILPMRRQYVHLADTVEQAREVGRRKDAEPVILAIDTGIAAAQGISFYRSDSGVWLADEIPASAVRESQ
- a CDS encoding NAD-dependent succinate-semialdehyde dehydrogenase; this encodes MTYLSDLFIDGNWRPGSSGERFDVIDPSNLSTIARFAVATEEDCMAAVDAAAKAQEPWAATAPRTRSELLRSAYEVLTEEVEIFAEVMVRENGKSWADAVAEANYAKEFFRWFSEEAVRIPGDDRLSPSGDKRILVERQPVGVSLLITPWNFPAAMATRKLAPALAAGCTAILKPARETPLTAAYIVEVLRRVGVPQGVVNLVTPVPTGPLVAKMIARPEVRKLSFTGSTEVGRDLLRECAGSVVSASMELGGNAPAIVLPGADLDTAVEGALLAKMRNGGSACTAANRFYVHSSLHDAFISRFADSLTGYTAGPGMERTNRLGALVSVAERDKVAALVTSAVSEGATIVQGGHSHTGGAFYDATLLTGVKHGARINSTEIFGPVTAVVVYDDVDEAIRMANDTEYGLMAYVFGEEREALSVARQLEAGMVAVNRGVVSDPAAPFGGVKQSGLGREGGSEGILEFLEEKYIALTA
- a CDS encoding anthranilate synthase component I, coding for MQDLGAIRPGLEEFRALAADRRVIPVRLTVLADAHTPIGIYRKLTNGEPGTFLMESAASGGVWSRYSFIGARSRATLTTLDGQAHWLGEPPAGVPVDGSPVEALARTVELLATERFEELPPFTSGMVGFVGWETVRHWEKLPNPPADDLGLPDIAMNLVSDMAIHDNSDGTVTLVANAINFDGTDDRVDEAWHDAVSRLRSMLTRLAAPTPQAVSVLPEAGINSENLTADVKESWPKPDYTRAVQRGKQAIVDGEVFQVVISRRFEAECRAEALDVYRVLRTTNPSPYMYLFNFEDAHGNPFNVVGSSPEALVTVTGRDVITHPIAGSRPRGKTQELDRELAAELLEDEKERAEHLMLVDLARNDLSKVCRPGSIDVTQFMEVERFSHIMHLVSTVVGRLADASTAYDVLAATFPAGTLSGAPKPRALRLLDEVEPHRRGIYGGVVGYLDFAGDMDMAIAIRSALLRDGKAYVQAGGGIVADSDLEAEAQETVNKAAAPLRAALIAASLQTVAAPETPLQEAEK